A stretch of Endozoicomonas sp. SCSIO W0465 DNA encodes these proteins:
- a CDS encoding IS4 family transposase, giving the protein MNRPVRTRMPGAVGRAGERPALTRFKVAAELSAHTGNSLSSSCEGYTALVTGAYRLIENEAVKPEAIAEAGFQATAKIARQSRLLLALEDTTTLGYKHAVRSELGDLGGPEGSKTRGFHVHSVFLVDADTERSIGLIDQERWVREDVQRGKKNQRRQLPYEGKESFKWQRASENTEQRMGGKMPDIISVCDREADIYEYMHYKLDNRQRFVVRATQNRILVDGELLLFDSLAQTEVLGKYTIVVPQKGGRKKRKATLQVKRKKMTIQAPQRPGGRPEPVTMNIVSAEEIGNDSEDRLHWVLLTTEDIETFEDCRSIIRFYELRWRIEEFHKAWKSGAGVERLRLQSPDNIERLAVILMFVAVRLMQIREALMLPNDRQHKDRKLWSEKTLANEVVSDDEWQVLWLTYEKKALPDKPPTVTWLLQTIARLGGWGDSKHTGQPGWLVVWEGWAKLQDRVKTWQIARQFSAGEM; this is encoded by the coding sequence TTGAACCGCCCGGTGCGGACCCGCATGCCGGGTGCTGTGGGGAGGGCTGGAGAAAGACCGGCCCTTACCCGATTCAAAGTTGCTGCCGAGCTTTCAGCTCATACCGGTAATTCTTTGTCATCTTCATGCGAAGGTTATACCGCACTGGTAACTGGAGCTTACCGGCTGATTGAGAATGAGGCCGTAAAGCCTGAAGCAATAGCTGAGGCAGGCTTTCAGGCAACTGCCAAAATAGCGAGACAGTCTCGCCTACTTCTGGCTCTCGAAGATACAACAACCCTGGGTTATAAACATGCTGTCAGATCCGAGCTTGGTGATCTTGGAGGTCCTGAAGGCTCTAAAACCAGAGGATTCCACGTCCACTCTGTCTTCTTGGTTGATGCGGATACAGAGCGAAGCATTGGGCTTATTGATCAAGAACGATGGGTTAGAGAGGACGTTCAGCGGGGGAAAAAGAACCAACGTCGTCAGCTACCTTACGAGGGAAAGGAAAGCTTTAAGTGGCAAAGAGCCTCTGAAAACACAGAACAAAGGATGGGGGGTAAAATGCCTGACATCATCAGTGTTTGCGACCGGGAGGCGGATATATACGAATATATGCACTACAAACTGGATAACCGACAGCGGTTTGTTGTAAGAGCTACACAAAACAGAATCCTGGTGGATGGCGAACTCTTATTATTTGATTCCTTAGCTCAGACTGAAGTGTTGGGGAAATATACGATAGTGGTTCCTCAAAAAGGAGGTAGAAAGAAGCGAAAGGCAACGCTGCAGGTCAAAAGAAAGAAGATGACAATACAGGCGCCGCAAAGGCCAGGCGGCAGGCCGGAACCGGTAACTATGAATATTGTGTCGGCTGAAGAGATTGGCAATGACTCCGAAGACCGTTTGCACTGGGTACTATTGACAACTGAAGATATTGAAACATTCGAAGACTGTCGCTCTATCATTCGATTTTACGAGCTCCGATGGCGAATAGAAGAGTTCCATAAGGCTTGGAAATCGGGAGCAGGAGTAGAAAGGCTTCGTCTGCAATCTCCGGATAACATTGAACGACTTGCGGTCATATTAATGTTTGTCGCTGTCAGACTAATGCAAATCCGTGAAGCATTAATGTTACCGAATGACAGGCAGCACAAAGACAGAAAGCTTTGGAGTGAAAAAACACTCGCGAATGAGGTGGTCAGTGATGATGAATGGCAGGTTCTCTGGCTAACCTATGAAAAAAAAGCGTTGCCCGATAAGCCGCCAACAGTCACTTGGCTGCTTCAAACGATTGCTCGGCTTGGTGGTTGGGGTGATTCAAAGCATACAGGGCAGCCCGGCTGGTTAGTGGTATGGGAAGGCTGGGCGAAATTGCAGGATCGGGTAAAAACCTGGCAGATAGCCCGGCAGTTCAGCGCTGGAGAGATGTGA
- the ltrA gene encoding group II intron reverse transcriptase/maturase, which produces MNHDLLNCVLEPANLASAWKQVKSNKGAPGIDGVTIEAYPDFAKQHWPSVRQALLDGTYQPSPVRRHVIEKPDGGERLLGIPTVMDRVIQQAIVQVLTPVFDPGFSPNSFGYRPGRSAHDGVRQVKQLINRGLHYAVDVDLSKFFDTVNHDVLMSRVSRKVRDKRLLKLIGSYLRSGVMIEGNVYPTRVGMPQGGPLSPLLSNVVLDELDKELEYRGHCFARYCDDFVILVKSQRAGDRVMHSITQFIERKLKLKINSRKSKVVKATESEFLSFTFTGKKVRWAQKCLDRFKYRILKLTSRRWGVSMQHRLRKLAQYIRGWMGYFRLSEYHRPIPLLDQWIRRRIRCCFLKQWRKPKTRFKNLVRLGVDKINAAKIAASSKGYYRLSKTYAVQQALNNSYLAKIGLVSLKDLWIRFHHHR; this is translated from the coding sequence TTGAACCATGATCTACTAAATTGCGTACTTGAACCGGCTAATCTGGCAAGTGCATGGAAACAGGTCAAAAGCAACAAGGGTGCTCCGGGTATTGATGGAGTCACTATTGAAGCTTATCCAGACTTTGCCAAACAGCATTGGCCTTCAGTGCGTCAAGCCTTATTGGACGGAACCTACCAGCCATCACCCGTGCGCCGACATGTTATAGAAAAGCCGGACGGCGGTGAGCGTTTGCTGGGAATCCCTACCGTGATGGATAGGGTCATACAGCAGGCCATTGTGCAGGTGCTGACCCCTGTCTTTGATCCGGGTTTCTCTCCAAACAGCTTCGGCTACCGACCGGGACGGTCAGCACACGACGGAGTCCGTCAGGTTAAGCAGTTGATCAACCGGGGGCTTCATTACGCTGTTGACGTTGATCTGAGTAAATTCTTTGATACGGTTAATCACGACGTTTTGATGTCGAGGGTCTCCCGTAAGGTCCGCGACAAACGCCTTCTGAAACTGATTGGTAGCTACCTGCGCTCCGGTGTCATGATTGAGGGCAATGTCTACCCGACCAGGGTTGGCATGCCACAGGGTGGGCCTTTATCACCCTTGCTGTCTAATGTGGTCCTCGACGAACTCGACAAGGAGCTTGAATATCGGGGTCATTGCTTTGCAAGATACTGTGATGATTTTGTGATTCTCGTCAAAAGTCAGCGTGCAGGGGATCGGGTGATGCACAGCATTACCCAATTCATTGAACGCAAATTGAAACTGAAGATTAACTCCCGGAAAAGTAAAGTTGTGAAAGCAACAGAAAGCGAATTCCTGAGTTTCACCTTCACAGGGAAGAAAGTTCGCTGGGCCCAGAAGTGTCTGGACCGATTCAAATACCGGATACTCAAGTTGACCAGTCGTCGCTGGGGTGTCTCAATGCAACATCGGTTACGCAAATTGGCACAATATATCCGGGGTTGGATGGGGTATTTCCGGTTATCGGAATATCACCGACCAATTCCCCTGCTGGATCAATGGATACGTCGGCGAATCCGTTGCTGCTTTCTGAAGCAATGGCGCAAGCCGAAAACCCGTTTTAAGAATCTGGTCAGGTTAGGCGTTGATAAAATTAACGCCGCCAAGATCGCAGCCAGCAGCAAAGGGTATTACCGTCTGAGTAAAACCTATGCGGTACAACAGGCACTGAATAACAGTTACCTCGCGAAAATTGGGCTTGTTTCATTGAAAGACTTATGGATCAGGTTTCACCATCATCGTTGA
- a CDS encoding type I restriction endonuclease subunit R, translating into MIKRQAINRGQARYGAIYTPEAFYFRYRLDDAEEAIVRQLLGTEPSEQDRLLWALFEPTRFVELVCQFVLFEVEDGRTLKKLPRYQQWRAVRKTLARLTRADGNGVVGADGSGGVVWHTQGSGKSLTMAYLARYLRAESIGLNNPSILVLTDRTDLDRQIFNTFTNIGLHPLKAPSVAGLQQMLGNDYGSIFTSTVQKFQERDGKPIKAARHDPEEDSADHQTRIRRVEDDGDYFICEDSNANFGKLDDTGIPLPPLWQEISREKVDFLVLSTKPNFYVLVDEAHRSQYGFLAAFMRASLPNAKFIAFTGTPIAKNDKDTLREFGAGDYIDTYRLDEAVADGATLPIKYQEGMTELTTDARLDSAFTDTFGQEDEGRQAKLKQALLKKRRTASDRIEANTRHLIGHFLSSVKARGFKGLLVCNGREMAVRYQDTLDRIMAQRAANGEETFESRVVISLGTITESRTGADQVQEAAGKYQLDKKSLQTIEERIKAERNAGKVPVAVPSDEIPALVNTLFKKPYGDENQNDDNAPDGQGIRFCNIGLLIVSDMLLTGWDAPIVSTLYLDKPLKEHTLLQAIARVNRTRKGKNAGYIVDYYGVVEYLDEALKIYSGDVQPEQIWTDINSELPKLEAALQKVLDLLPKKHDPIHQPEPFKRDAEQYLDPDVRLDVVDDFLAAFKAFNARLDTVLPDERGARYKPFFQVLAAIKDAVRQSLPDDAYQGPLSQLESALLQQLLDDYIAADEVRSLIGREVSILDAGDMERLRKLKAAGSQALVMKNQLKHTIAVGMRKNPGFFGKLQETLEQLLADEKANRIEQAEFLLQLELFCQQVRDKAAGGQQAGFNTPAEVAVFDYLRSQLNDDGETAAVWTQALFADQEISQTIASPVWQEKTEIHKPLQTCIRKKLRTLAGWDMTVARQHATELLHILLNN; encoded by the coding sequence GTGATCAAGAGACAGGCCATTAACCGGGGTCAGGCCCGTTACGGTGCCATCTACACACCGGAAGCCTTCTACTTTCGCTACCGGCTGGACGATGCAGAAGAAGCCATCGTACGACAGCTGCTTGGCACGGAACCCAGCGAACAGGACCGTCTGCTGTGGGCGCTGTTTGAGCCGACCCGTTTTGTGGAGCTGGTCTGCCAGTTTGTGCTGTTTGAAGTGGAAGACGGTCGCACCCTTAAAAAGCTGCCCCGTTACCAGCAGTGGCGAGCGGTGCGTAAGACGCTGGCACGGCTCACCAGGGCTGACGGCAACGGTGTGGTTGGCGCGGATGGCAGCGGCGGCGTGGTCTGGCACACCCAGGGCAGCGGCAAGTCCCTGACCATGGCCTACCTCGCCCGCTACCTGCGGGCTGAAAGTATTGGCCTGAATAACCCCAGCATTCTGGTGTTGACCGACCGCACCGACCTGGACCGGCAGATTTTTAACACCTTCACCAATATCGGCCTGCACCCGCTCAAGGCACCGTCGGTGGCGGGGTTACAGCAGATGCTGGGCAACGACTACGGCAGCATTTTCACCAGCACCGTGCAGAAGTTTCAGGAGCGCGACGGCAAACCCATCAAAGCCGCCCGGCACGACCCGGAAGAAGACAGTGCCGACCACCAAACCCGCATCCGCCGGGTAGAAGACGATGGCGACTATTTTATCTGCGAAGACAGCAACGCCAACTTTGGCAAACTGGACGACACCGGCATACCGCTACCACCGCTCTGGCAGGAGATCAGCCGGGAAAAGGTGGATTTTCTGGTGCTCTCCACCAAGCCCAACTTTTATGTCTTGGTGGATGAGGCGCACCGCAGTCAGTACGGCTTTCTGGCGGCGTTTATGCGGGCCAGCCTGCCCAATGCCAAGTTTATCGCCTTCACCGGCACCCCCATTGCCAAAAACGACAAGGACACCCTGCGGGAGTTTGGTGCCGGGGACTATATCGACACCTACCGCCTGGACGAAGCCGTGGCCGACGGTGCCACCCTGCCCATCAAATACCAGGAAGGCATGACTGAGCTGACCACCGATGCCCGGCTGGACAGCGCCTTTACCGACACCTTCGGGCAGGAAGACGAAGGTCGGCAGGCGAAACTCAAACAGGCGCTGCTGAAGAAACGACGCACGGCCAGTGATCGTATCGAGGCCAATACCCGGCATTTGATCGGTCATTTTCTGTCGTCGGTGAAAGCCCGGGGGTTCAAGGGGTTGCTGGTGTGTAACGGTCGGGAGATGGCGGTGCGTTATCAAGACACCCTCGACCGGATCATGGCCCAGCGGGCCGCCAATGGCGAGGAGACCTTCGAGAGCCGGGTGGTGATCTCCCTGGGCACTATCACCGAAAGCCGCACCGGTGCCGATCAGGTGCAGGAAGCCGCTGGCAAATACCAACTGGATAAAAAATCGCTGCAAACCATCGAGGAGCGCATCAAGGCTGAGCGCAATGCCGGTAAGGTGCCGGTGGCGGTACCCAGCGATGAGATACCCGCACTGGTCAACACCCTGTTCAAAAAACCCTACGGCGACGAAAACCAGAATGACGACAATGCGCCCGATGGCCAGGGCATCCGGTTTTGCAATATTGGCCTGCTGATCGTCTCCGATATGCTGCTGACCGGCTGGGATGCGCCCATTGTCAGCACCCTGTACCTGGACAAACCCCTCAAAGAGCACACCCTGCTACAGGCCATCGCCCGGGTGAATCGCACCCGCAAAGGCAAAAATGCCGGGTACATTGTCGACTATTACGGTGTCGTTGAGTACCTGGACGAAGCCCTGAAAATCTACAGCGGCGACGTGCAACCGGAACAGATCTGGACCGATATCAACAGCGAGCTGCCGAAACTGGAAGCGGCGCTGCAAAAGGTGCTGGACCTGTTGCCGAAAAAGCACGACCCGATCCACCAGCCGGAACCCTTCAAGCGCGACGCTGAGCAGTACCTGGACCCGGACGTACGACTGGATGTGGTGGATGACTTTCTTGCGGCCTTCAAGGCGTTTAATGCCCGCCTCGACACCGTGCTCCCCGATGAACGGGGTGCCCGCTACAAACCGTTCTTTCAGGTGCTGGCAGCGATCAAGGATGCGGTGCGCCAAAGCCTGCCCGATGACGCCTATCAGGGCCCACTGAGTCAGCTGGAGTCGGCCCTGCTGCAACAACTGCTGGATGATTACATCGCCGCTGATGAGGTACGCAGCCTGATCGGGCGGGAGGTCTCCATTCTGGATGCCGGGGATATGGAACGCCTGCGCAAGCTCAAGGCCGCAGGCAGTCAGGCGCTGGTGATGAAAAACCAGCTCAAGCACACCATTGCCGTGGGTATGCGAAAGAACCCCGGCTTCTTCGGAAAATTGCAGGAGACACTGGAGCAACTGCTGGCGGACGAAAAGGCCAACCGCATTGAGCAGGCGGAGTTTCTACTGCAACTGGAGCTGTTCTGCCAGCAGGTGCGGGACAAAGCAGCGGGCGGTCAGCAGGCCGGGTTCAATACCCCGGCCGAGGTGGCAGTATTTGATTATCTGCGCAGCCAACTGAACGACGATGGCGAAACCGCCGCCGTGTGGACGCAAGCACTGTTTGCCGATCAGGAGATCAGCCAGACCATTGCCAGCCCGGTATGGCAGGAGAAAACGGAGATTCACAAACCGCTACAAACCTGTATTCGCAAAAAGCTGCGCACCCTGGCCGGTTGGGATATGACCGTGGCTCGTCAGCACGCCACCGAACTGCTACATATATTGCTGAACAACTGA
- a CDS encoding M48 family metallopeptidase yields the protein MPLFAYGTTTIEWTFQAEPGLKRHYITVERGRPVLLRGRAIPEAEQRQLIRQRARWIRERLKEVNQPCKETFVTGSRILYRGKTWYCQVQPAAELSQPQIRFANSRFFIQSPQGDSISRTVLKPALEVFYRSKAKEKLLPRVRHWQRATGLQAVSARLFKFKGRWASCSDDNILEFHPRCMELAPSVLDYVIVHELCHTVEKSHNPAFWHLVEKHYPDWQRCHGEIERLGVEV from the coding sequence ATGCCGCTGTTTGCTTACGGGACAACCACCATCGAGTGGACTTTTCAGGCCGAACCGGGGCTGAAGCGGCATTACATCACCGTCGAGCGCGGTCGGCCGGTGTTGTTGCGGGGCAGAGCCATTCCCGAAGCCGAACAGCGGCAGTTAATCCGCCAGCGGGCCCGCTGGATTCGGGAGCGACTGAAGGAAGTGAACCAGCCCTGCAAGGAGACGTTCGTTACCGGCAGCCGGATTCTCTACCGGGGCAAAACCTGGTACTGCCAGGTGCAACCCGCTGCGGAGCTGAGCCAGCCGCAGATCCGCTTTGCGAACAGCCGTTTCTTTATCCAGTCCCCCCAGGGGGACAGTATTTCCCGCACGGTACTGAAACCGGCGCTTGAGGTGTTTTACCGCAGTAAAGCCAAGGAGAAGCTGCTGCCCCGCGTTCGCCACTGGCAACGGGCAACGGGTTTGCAGGCGGTCTCGGCCCGGCTGTTCAAGTTCAAAGGCCGGTGGGCCAGTTGTTCCGATGACAATATCCTTGAGTTTCACCCCCGCTGTATGGAGCTGGCCCCCTCGGTACTGGACTATGTGATCGTCCACGAGCTTTGCCATACGGTAGAGAAGAGCCACAATCCGGCCTTCTGGCATCTGGTGGAGAAACATTACCCGGACTGGCAGCGGTGCCATGGGGAGATTGAACGGTTGGGGGTGGAGGTGTGA
- a CDS encoding DUF4433 domain-containing protein: MTIPDPVRLYRLVHIDCLATLLQRQALHAPNFAPEDGLIYKTIHDVAIQERRHHKTVPCGPGGVVHDYLPFYLGPLSPMLYKLSKSGVGDYHEGQAPLIYLVCWAHEIADADARFVFTDGHGIAAFTQWYDDLAQMDQLDWPLILHREWADTLEDNDRKRRKQAEFLIHQSLPWSMVKGIAVINDEMADRVRETLNRFTDTYSPPVRVVPQWYYQS; the protein is encoded by the coding sequence ATGACCATACCTGATCCGGTTCGGCTTTATCGTTTGGTTCATATTGACTGTCTGGCTACGCTGCTGCAACGGCAGGCTCTGCATGCCCCCAACTTTGCCCCGGAAGACGGACTGATTTATAAGACCATTCATGATGTTGCCATCCAGGAGCGCCGCCATCACAAGACGGTGCCCTGTGGTCCGGGTGGGGTGGTTCATGATTATCTGCCCTTCTACCTTGGGCCGCTGTCGCCCATGCTTTATAAGCTGAGTAAAAGCGGTGTCGGGGATTACCATGAAGGGCAGGCGCCACTGATCTACCTGGTCTGCTGGGCTCATGAAATTGCTGATGCCGACGCCCGCTTTGTTTTTACCGATGGCCACGGCATTGCCGCCTTTACCCAGTGGTATGATGACCTGGCCCAGATGGATCAGCTAGACTGGCCTTTGATATTGCACCGTGAGTGGGCCGATACACTGGAAGACAACGACCGGAAACGGCGGAAGCAGGCTGAGTTTCTTATCCATCAATCATTACCCTGGTCGATGGTCAAGGGTATCGCCGTCATTAACGATGAGATGGCAGACAGGGTCAGGGAAACCCTTAACCGGTTCACGGATACCTATTCTCCCCCCGTCCGGGTCGTGCCACAGTGGTATTACCAGAGTTAA
- a CDS encoding macro domain-containing protein, translating to MIKLTKGNLLKSDAEALVNTVNCAGYMGKGIALQFKKAFPENFAAYQKACRQNQVVPGQMFVFEYDDMLNHKTIINFPTKRHWRHNSRMEDVVSGLAALIEEVQSRGIRSIAIPPLGCGLGGLQWSEVKPRIEAAFAVLPDVEVQLYEPAEAPAADDQPIRTDRPAMTRARALLILLMQRYHRFDYRLTLLEIHKLAYLLQQQGEDLKLKYEAFHYGPYATNLRFLLQKMEGHFISGIGDDENPEREIELLPGAVDEAEAYIGTDPDALSRLEEVSRLIDGYETPYGMELLTSVHWVNRLEGIVDSQDVMARIQNWSKRKGQMFKPAHIEVVLTHLGQ from the coding sequence ATGATCAAGCTTACCAAAGGAAATTTGCTGAAGTCTGATGCCGAGGCACTGGTTAATACGGTTAACTGCGCTGGCTATATGGGTAAAGGTATCGCCCTGCAGTTCAAAAAAGCCTTTCCGGAAAACTTTGCGGCCTACCAGAAAGCCTGCAGGCAAAACCAGGTGGTCCCCGGGCAGATGTTTGTATTTGAGTATGATGACATGCTCAATCATAAGACCATTATCAACTTTCCAACCAAAAGACACTGGCGGCACAATTCCCGGATGGAAGATGTGGTATCCGGCCTGGCGGCACTGATTGAAGAAGTACAGTCCCGGGGCATTCGCAGCATAGCCATCCCGCCCCTTGGTTGTGGGCTGGGAGGCCTGCAGTGGTCGGAGGTAAAGCCCAGAATTGAAGCAGCATTTGCCGTCCTGCCCGATGTGGAGGTGCAACTGTATGAACCGGCGGAGGCTCCGGCAGCAGATGACCAGCCCATCAGGACTGACAGGCCAGCGATGACCCGTGCCCGGGCATTACTGATTTTGCTGATGCAGCGTTACCATCGGTTTGATTACCGGCTTACCCTGCTGGAAATTCATAAGCTGGCCTATCTTCTGCAGCAACAGGGTGAAGACCTGAAGCTGAAGTATGAAGCCTTTCACTATGGTCCCTATGCCACCAACCTGCGCTTTCTGCTGCAGAAAATGGAAGGTCACTTTATTTCCGGTATAGGCGACGATGAGAACCCGGAACGGGAAATAGAGTTACTGCCCGGTGCCGTTGATGAGGCAGAAGCCTATATTGGTACTGACCCTGATGCCCTTTCACGACTGGAAGAAGTCTCCAGGCTGATTGATGGTTATGAAACTCCCTATGGCATGGAGCTCCTGACCTCCGTCCACTGGGTTAACCGGCTTGAAGGTATTGTGGACTCGCAGGATGTTATGGCGCGCATCCAGAACTGGTCGAAACGTAAAGGGCAGATGTTTAAGCCTGCTCATATTGAGGTGGTGTTGACGCATTTGGGGCAGTGA
- a CDS encoding HigA family addiction module antitoxin, with amino-acid sequence MMTRIPTNRVPSHPGEMLREEFLLPMNITQQELAMAIHVPYQRVNELVNGKRGLTPSTALRLARFFGMSADFWLNLQQRWDLFKVQQAEQDDIERIEPVQQRI; translated from the coding sequence ATGATGACACGCATTCCAACCAATAGAGTGCCCTCTCACCCTGGCGAAATGCTGCGGGAAGAGTTTTTGCTGCCAATGAACATAACCCAGCAAGAGCTGGCTATGGCGATTCATGTCCCTTATCAACGGGTCAATGAGCTGGTCAATGGCAAACGGGGGCTTACCCCCAGCACAGCCCTTCGCCTTGCCCGTTTTTTTGGTATGTCCGCAGACTTCTGGCTGAACCTGCAACAGCGATGGGACCTGTTCAAGGTGCAGCAGGCAGAGCAGGATGACATTGAGCGTATAGAGCCCGTCCAACAAAGAATCTGA
- a CDS encoding recombinase family protein: protein MKGQNVGYIRVSSLDQNTTRQLDGIELDTVFEDHCSGKDINRPQLIACLRHLRKGDRLHVHSIDRLARSLKDLQELVESLTEQGVSVQFHKENLIFSGDSNPMHKLMFQMMGAFAEFERSMIRERQREGIAAARKQGKQIGAKPKLSSEQVDELKRRVAIGDQKKSLAQEYGISRQTLYNLLTSA from the coding sequence ATGAAAGGCCAGAATGTCGGATACATCCGGGTCAGCAGTCTTGACCAAAACACTACCCGCCAGCTTGATGGCATCGAGCTGGATACTGTCTTTGAAGATCATTGCAGTGGCAAAGATATCAACCGTCCTCAATTAATAGCCTGCCTGCGTCATCTTCGTAAAGGTGACCGCTTGCATGTGCATTCCATAGATCGCCTTGCCCGCAGCCTTAAAGACCTTCAGGAACTGGTGGAAAGCCTGACCGAACAGGGTGTCAGCGTCCAGTTCCATAAAGAAAACCTGATCTTTTCCGGTGACAGTAACCCAATGCACAAGCTGATGTTCCAGATGATGGGGGCTTTTGCCGAGTTTGAGCGGAGCATGATTCGGGAACGGCAGCGGGAAGGTATTGCGGCTGCCAGAAAGCAGGGGAAGCAGATCGGAGCAAAACCGAAGCTGTCTTCTGAACAGGTTGATGAGTTGAAAAGGCGGGTAGCTATTGGTGATCAGAAGAAAAGCCTGGCGCAGGAGTATGGTATTAGCAGACAGACGCTGTACAACTTGTTAACCAGCGCATAA
- a CDS encoding transposase, with translation MTKFEMVAMLTSDHQVILRELASYTTFLAGALSSTAVPTFCELLFGCMLSADGFVTQALLTIDFHCVWSSYHHWLSQGKWQWKNLARHLIRLVCSKAPENQPVVLGLDDWVIERFSDKAPACRTHHQHSKKRNRPTYIWGQCWVSLAIIFERAADEVFTAIPVISFPTPASGNTSKLKIAVAMLRVVRNEVKDRVLRLLTDCWYMNWTLIKPALEMNIEVVGQIPSNRALYALPPAPTVKKRGRPKKYGIKMTTEQVKKLPEEKATVWMYGKFRKIRYRTLICRARFLKGREVRVVWSRFENDKGLTESRIFISTNPELEGLEVLRAYSRRWPVEPMFHQLKHAFGCCHLWQQKLRTLLRWMHLKMAGYALLQLLTVCKNQACLNISRIPWRSPDTTTAGMMKIALSGIIPRFSIRKGWNRYKQKYEFNFRDLIDQLIPDNSEAA, from the coding sequence ATGACGAAATTCGAGATGGTTGCCATGCTCACTTCAGATCATCAAGTAATCCTCAGGGAGCTCGCTTCATATACAACCTTTCTTGCTGGAGCGCTATCATCAACTGCAGTACCAACGTTCTGCGAACTGCTGTTCGGTTGCATGCTTTCAGCCGACGGCTTTGTTACACAGGCGTTGTTAACAATTGATTTTCATTGTGTGTGGAGCAGCTACCACCACTGGCTATCTCAGGGCAAGTGGCAATGGAAGAACTTGGCACGCCACTTGATCCGTCTGGTCTGCTCCAAAGCTCCTGAGAATCAACCTGTGGTCCTGGGGCTTGATGACTGGGTAATCGAACGGTTTTCCGACAAAGCCCCTGCTTGTCGTACACATCATCAACACAGCAAGAAACGCAATCGGCCGACGTACATCTGGGGGCAGTGTTGGGTTTCCCTGGCCATCATATTTGAGCGGGCTGCAGATGAAGTATTTACCGCCATACCGGTGATCTCATTTCCGACACCAGCTTCAGGTAACACCAGCAAACTGAAAATTGCCGTGGCCATGCTCAGGGTGGTACGCAATGAAGTGAAGGATCGAGTGCTACGCCTGCTAACCGATTGCTGGTATATGAACTGGACACTGATAAAGCCAGCTCTGGAAATGAACATAGAAGTTGTTGGTCAGATACCTTCAAATCGGGCCCTCTATGCTTTGCCGCCAGCACCCACCGTAAAGAAGCGAGGGCGCCCAAAAAAGTACGGCATCAAGATGACGACAGAACAGGTTAAGAAACTGCCGGAAGAAAAAGCAACAGTATGGATGTACGGCAAATTTCGCAAAATACGTTATCGTACCCTGATCTGTCGCGCCAGATTCCTTAAAGGTCGTGAAGTACGCGTCGTCTGGAGTCGCTTTGAAAATGACAAAGGTCTGACCGAAAGCAGAATATTCATCTCGACCAATCCGGAACTTGAGGGACTGGAGGTGCTTCGTGCCTATTCCCGGAGATGGCCGGTAGAGCCAATGTTTCACCAACTCAAACATGCTTTTGGCTGTTGCCATTTATGGCAGCAGAAATTGCGAACACTGCTTCGATGGATGCATTTGAAAATGGCAGGCTATGCATTATTGCAGTTATTAACCGTTTGTAAAAATCAGGCATGTCTGAATATTTCTCGGATACCCTGGAGAAGCCCGGATACAACCACTGCAGGCATGATGAAAATTGCTCTTTCAGGAATTATTCCGAGGTTCTCTATTCGCAAGGGCTGGAACAGATATAAGCAAAAATATGAGTTCAATTTTCGCGATCTGATCGACCAGTTAATACCGGATAATTCAGAAGCAGCATAA